The Ciconia boyciana chromosome 7, ASM3463844v1, whole genome shotgun sequence region TGCAGCTTATGGCAGAAGCCTGTTGGTTTAAGCAGCTTCCCATTTTTATGGGCTGTTCTACCAGAGTGAATATAAATCACACTCCTTGTCTTTGATGCACATAATACTTTTGCACTGAACACATCATGTCTACAACACAGCATTAGCAAGCATTAGAGAATCCAAACTTGTTCAAACTGCCTTTCGGAAACCAGGAATTTAAACACAGTAGAATCCAAGGCACAAATTCCTCCTCAAAATACTTTTGATTTTGTCTGACTGTGAATTCTTCAGCTCATATTAGTCTCAATTTGTATTGAGTCATGGGTATTTAGCCCATGTAACTACTGGGTGAAGACAAAGTGGATTAACTGCAGATTTGCTGGTGAATTGAGCCAAGTTATCACTCCCCATTTAACATGAGATAGAAGCATCAACAAGGAAGTACGGCAGGGAATAATTAATTATGCAATCCCATCCTGCATGTTCTGGAACTAACAGAACTCAAATCATAGTGGATATTAATAAACACGTGTAAGTCAGGTGAACATCTCCATCCAAAGCCAGGACAGCTTTGAGTCAAAACCTGCAGATCTTTGGAAAGAACATCCAATGATATTCAAAAAATGTAGGCTACATCTCCTACTACTCTCATGCTAGAACTTATTTAATAAACACTCTGTTCTTTTAACCCAGAGTAAACACACCTGCGACCGATGAACCGCCTTCTCTCTCCACTTGGTGAACAAGTCGAACGAAGAGGGACATCAATGCCCAGGGCGTGACCTGGCGGCACAATGAGCTGAAGCCCGGCGAAAAGCTGAGTCTAAAACAGATGCCTCTGAATTAGCGGCGTTAGAGCACAGCTTTGCTGATTAATGAACTAGCACTGTTTAGAAGTCTGCTTGCAGATGTTTACTGCCGTATGAACAACTGTAAAGTCATTTGAGCACGTTCTGGGGTTTACGTTATTAAGTTGGATTGCCACTATTTCATCAGCACTGATGATGGTTGCTAAACTGTAACCTTTGAAAGCATGCACCAGATGCTACCTTctgttcttaaaatacatttataataaAAGTCAAAACATCTTCTGCCCCTGGATATAatcaaaaaaatgcatttgtttttctgtgaattgtTGGAGCTGCATCGTTTTTAAATGGGAGATCTCTCCCCTGAAGTCTGTTTTCCACTTTCGCCATCTCTCCACAATAAAACCATACTCATTCTATACTCAAAGCCTTCAGATATTTCCGTGACAACAAACAATGATATAAACAAGAATTAAAACTTTATTggatgagaagaaaatggaaagaatggaCCATAGGAGAGAGATTTCAAAACTCCATAAATACAAACTGTCTTCTACCTTATCTCCAGTGCCCAACACAGCTTTAAAGCTACTGAAAAGAAGCACCAATATTTTAAGAGTTCCATGAAAGGTAAATGTCCATTAtaacctgctttttaaaaattattttttgaatatCATACATCCAGTTAGTGGATAAAACTGTGAATAAAAAGTACTTAACTTCTGCCTCTTTCTCGCCATTTCTCTCATCCCAATACCGTCAGTGACTTCAATCTTTTCTGCAGTTGTTAAGGCAACATAAAAGTACTGTTCTGGCAGCTGAGGGCTAGTAGATAACTTTCTGGAGCCTAAAGCCATCTTCTCTCACAGCTCTTATATCTCCTATCACCACTATCTTCACCGCTGTCCTTCAGCGTATGCAAAGCAGAGGCGGGAATTCATTATCATGCAAAGTCTGTGGGATGTCAATTCTTTGTATCCCATCAAAGTTTGGCCTGCGATTGccaaagaaatcagaaagaatcagaaaactggagctgcttttcttctctctcagctgactttttttctggCCCTGACCCCACGAAGGAAAAGCAGCCAGAGGAGCCCTTGACTCATGATACCCTTTAAACAAGAAGAGGATCGATGTTGCTGGATTCAAAGCACAAGTGCCATTTCTCATCCAAGTGGCTCATCACTCAACACATTAACTCCCAATGAATTAAGTGTTAATTCTTTGCATTACAAGCTCAGGCTGTCCGGAGTATATAAATCTGGTGCTACCTCACTTTTGCCTACTTGATTTTGCTACACACACCTCAGttcaagtattattttaataaggaataaatttttttctgaaaaaaaaataaaagcaagcatttctctccctggggaaagggaaatggTCATTTTTGACAAGATACAGCTCAGCAAAAACTGGAAGAATTTCATGAGAATGAAGGATCCTCTCTACATAGAAAAGTCACATTTATAGCTTCAGGCCATTTTCTCTGGCAAATATCAACATCCTGCAGCTAATGCCACTGGTCTGAGAATttatcaggggaaaaaaaagagtgaaagaatTCTTTATAATAATACAAAGTATTTGGCAGCCTAAATACAGAGGCAGTTACCAGCTTCTCCATAATATAATGCAATGTCATTTAAATTAGATTGGACACAAAATTGTAATATGAAATAAGTGTACGTCGGTGGCATACGGCCCATGatgtttcttcagaaacataTAAAACAATTACATAGGCAGCTGGATAAAGAAAGTGAGAAGCACGTTAGGCTCTTTCTTTTCAACTGCAATTAATGTGTAGCCATCCCCCATAAAATTTAGCAACTGTTGAGTAAGTTGCTGCGAAACTGTCTCACGGTTCAGGAGCAGGAATGATGAATACTGATTCCaatgaaactgcaaaaatatatcATCCAAATTAGGATACGGACAAGGCACTAAGGCTAATGCTTGCATtatgacagaaagcaaattacAGAAACCAGGCACATTCAGAGGCACAGGCAGAGTAAGAGAGCGTTGTGCCACGCCACGCTTGCGCTCCGTCCTTCAGTAACGCTCTGCAGCTATGAAATCGCAACGCTAGCAGACGGCGTACGCACCTCTGTGAGCGCACCCTGGAAAAACGGCATAAAACTGTTTCTCAGCTGAATGAAGCTAGATGCCAGCGTGGATTCAGAGCACTGGTTGCCTCCCGAGAGGTGGGGTGGAAGGGAAGGGGTGCAGCCCCTCTAGATAAAGGCAGGAGTGAAAGAAGAGTGTGCCGTAGCATGCTCGCTCTGGCACTTCGCAGGGACGAgttggaaaggaggagagagatcCCCTTCACAGGTGTGCTGGGGGTCACTTTACCGTCCCTGAGCTCACCTTGTGCTGCTTCCATCTTATTCTTGGCTACAACATTATCCTTTAGTAGCATGTAGGAGtctgcagctggggaaagagACAGCGATAACGTATGAGTCTGCACAGGGCAGAGCGCAGGGCAGCAGAAACATGCCGAATCAAATTTAGTGTCGGTAAGTCGCATAGAAGAGGGTCATTACTGCGGCTTCACTGAACTGGAGCCTTAGCGTGCTCCTGCCAAGATCCAAGGGCAGAGCAAAGGTAGAAAGCGAGGAGGCGGTAGCTGCAGCCGTCCCGCTGTTTCTACGCGCATCGCTACGGCTCCAGTGCGCGGGGGACCGCGTAACCCCGAGCATCAGCGCTCTGCCGTGCCCGGAGAAGGCTCGGACCGCCGGCACAAGGCAGCTACGGCTGCTCGGGCACCGAACCGCCCTCGCCACAGCCGCGAGCGGGAACCGCACCTGCCCCGcgcagcgcggcgcggcgcggcgcggcggggcgggcaggagcggagcggggcgggcgggcgcggccggGCGGGTGTCAGGCCGGGAGCGCTcgcccggcgccgcccgcgGTGGGGCAGGCCGGAGGGACAGTCCTCCTGCGCCGGGGACCTGGGAAGAAAGTTTAAAAGCTGCTGCCGGCACGGGCTTCGCAGCCGGCCGGGGCTTGcgccgcggggctgggccggCTCTTggccccgccgcgccggagCCGCGGCGGagccccggggcagcgcgggagggcgcggggccgctccgcgcccgcggagccgccgcgccCACGTCTCCTCTGACGCGCCGGCGAgcgccggccccccccgccgcccccccccgggccggggggagcaGCAGCGCCCGGAGAgaggcggagcggggccgctccccctccccgccccccgcacCTGCCCCGGCAGCGCGGCGGAGGGCGCGCAGCGGCGCGGAGGcgggcgccgggccgggccgggctgcgcGGGGGCGCGGGCTGCGCGGGGGGCGGCTCCGCGGGCGCGCCGGGCGGTGATGCGCAGCCCGCGGCGGCAGGATGCGGGAGGGGAgcgcgggcggccgcggcgcggaGAACCGGACGGGCGGCGAGCCCCCGCTGCACCTTTTCCCCGCGCCCGTGCTCACCGGCATCACCGTCGCCTGCGTCCTCCTCTTCGTCATCGGGATCATCGGCAACCTCATGACCATGCTGGTGGTGTCGCGGTTCCGGGACATGAGGACCACCACCAACCTCTACCTgtccagcatggccttctccGACCTGCTCATCTTCCTCTGCATGCCCCTGGACCTCTTCCGCCTCTGGCAGTACCGGCCCTGGAACTTCGGGGACCTCCTCTGCAAGCTCTTCCAGTTCGTCAGCGAGAGCTGCACCTACTCCACCATCCTCAACATCACCGCCCTCAGCGTGGAGCGCTACGTCGCCATCTGTTTCCCCCTCCGAGCTAAAGTGATCATCACCAAGGGGAAGGTCAAGCTGGTCATCCTCTTCCTCTGGGCCGTCTCCTTCATTAGCGCCGGACCCATCTTCGTCTTGGTGGGGGTCGAGCACGAGAATGGCACGAACCCCCTGAGCACCAACGAGTGCCGAGCCACGGAGTACGCCATCCGCTCGGGGCTCCTCACCATCATGGTCTGGACCTCCAgcatcttctttttcctgcccGTGTTTTGCCTGACCGTGCTGTACAGCCTCATCGGGAGGAAGctctggaggagaaagagaaagaacatcGGTCCAAACGCTGTTATCAGGGATAAGAACAACAAGCAAACTGTGAAAATGTTAGGTACGActcttcttgctctgttttcccaAAGGAGGTGTGTGCTTGTGTGCGtctgtgtgtgagagagagaaagacgGAGAGCTCTGGTAGTTCACTATAGTTGcttccaaagaaaagcatttactgaaaatgtttcatacaAAGGGCTACACGGCAGGGTATTCGTAGAATAACTCTCCACCTTCCTTAGATTTATGTCTAACTGGTTTGAGCTGGGGACTCTCAAACAGTTAAGGAGATGCTAATAACAATCGCCCACAAGGACGAATACTGCAGTTATCGTTAGCTGGTGCCCTGGAgatttttgaacatttttgctCTTTGGTTGTGGATATGGATGTTATTTACAGAAGGAtagtttatttgatttttaaacaaaactaaaccCTTCTCAAACCACAAAAGTTGAGCTGCAGGATATGATGTGCACTTAGTTTTTAGCTTCACATGAAAAGACTATCAAGGTTTTATCCAATTTGGGTTATTTACTAGGATGGCTGTGTAAGCTTATGGAAATCAGGCTGCATTTTTATATTAGCAAAACACCAGCATGTGCTGAACAGGGAGCATTTTGTCTCCTTTGAGGTCTGTTATCCTGTAAATTCTCAGTGACTTTAAGAAAACAGGATCGAGACGACAGACACTGTCATTCCTAACTTTGTATATTTACATTGCTGAACGGTTTAAACAACAGTTATTGCTGGCACACggaaacatgatttttaacATACTAAGTCAGTGCATGTGGTGGGAGTTTcatgcacaaaaccaaaaagttgTTCTGCGGTTTCGTGTCTGAAAACTGCAGAATCCTTCTGCTGCCGCGTACTTCTATTCAAGCAAAAAGTCCTCCGCAGTGCAAGTCATCCCGTGGGCTTCGGTGGGGATGGGATGCTTTGCATGGAGAAGGTTTCacgggcagcagctctgctctgctcactTCAGCTGGGTTGAAGTGACGGGCTAATGAGCTAGATGAAGAGACGGCAGTGTGTCCTAAGTACCTTAATTACTAAATGGGAGcctaactgattttttttgttcatgtcCCGCTGTATTACCATGCAACAGCaggaagaataataaaaacCGCGTCATTCTTTGTGCACTTTCAGCTACATCTTATGATCAATAGAATTACTTCAGTCTGGTAAGCGTGGCCTTGGAAGTAATTCATCATTTACACTTCTAGAGTTGCAGGATTGTGAATCTCTACTTACAAGAAGTAAATTGCTAGCTTATATTACTACCATGTTTATCTTTCTGTATACTTAACCGTaaagaattttgaaataataactGTTTATTTCTGCCCTGAAGCATAGCCGCAAGCATTACAATATTTcagacacctttttttttctcttttacaagGTCTGAGAACAGCAAGACAGTGGCAAGACTGTCCTCTGACAGAGAGCCAATATTCTCTAAATGCTAACAGTCTgatggaaagagggaaagaaaagaaattagtaAGGGCTCAGTACCAGCAGATGCTCAGTGCAGTCTGCTCTCATTGGTTTTAATGTTCTGCTTAAAATTTAGAAGGCACTTCATAAGACTTTAGCAAGTCATGGAACATCAAGTAAATGGGATTAGCATCAACACTCCTTTTAAGTTGTAGAGAAAGGCTATGCTTCTAGGTCCGTAATTAAACACCTAGATGTATAGCCTGACTTGCAAAGGAGCTATCATACCCCGTTCctgttgaaatcaatgggattCTGCATGCGTGAAGAGCAAACTGTCAAAAGCCTGACTAGGGAGATGCATGCCCACATGTGAAAATATTGACTATGcttaaaattctgtttgtaaTGACCATCATGGTAATATTCATTATAGGGATTAAACTCCAGAGCACACTTGTGAGCTAGGGAAACATTATCTGAATTTTGTAGGTGAAgatactgtggaaaaaaatggaagtggtTAGCTCAAGAAGATGCAGGGCTGGAAAACAGATACTCTGAATTTCAGCTCTGTGCTTTAGAGTCCACCATAATTCCTGCATAAGTATCCATTTAAACTTGGGAATGCTTGTTCAGAAAGTTTCTGGGAGAAGGTGCTGAAAATCATCCCTCTTAGCTCTTTGAATTTTCTGTCTCCTGTGACTTGACACGAGCAAGCAGGATTGCTCACACCAGAGAACAGGTTAACTGGTAAAAAATGCTTAAGAACGTCAAAAAACCTTGCTTGAGTTTCctggtttttctctctctggtaTATTAGTAGATACACTCaaagcaatatgaaaaataataaaggtcACTAGCACACaggaaatgaacagaaaaagtttccttttctctaggATGGAAATTCAACCCGTGTTCAAAGATACACACATTCCTATTACTCTACATATactatatttacatataaatgcAACCATAGTCATAGTCTAATATTACGATATACTATGTAACTATAATTATGCAGTTATATATTAGATATTTAGTTTTACTACTCTTGGAGTAACTCATGCTCTAAAAAATGGCCAAACAGGAAGGGTGCACCActcttctcttcctgccttGGCATATGTGCTCTACAAGTCCAAATTCTGATGGCTTGTTTTATTTGGGGGCCTTTGCCTtaaacagttttgctttgtaAGTGATTACATTCTTCCTTATAACACAGTGCTGAGTCCATCACATTATATGtataatttgcttttgttaaacACTGCAGATGATACATTGTTATACTTTTTTTGGTCACCATTCTGAttcttaattctgtttttataaaaacatatgtTTTATAGTCCAGGAGTATGCTGCCTCAGATTAGTCGTGCAGTATAGAGGCAGCCTGTTTAGATATGATCAATGTGTATTAAGTATTGCTAATTTATACTCCCAGAGAATGTATTGAGAGACACAAACCTGAAAACTTACGGGATGCATTTTCGCACTTTGTGATTAATTTGttaaagaaatagaattttgaaatataatttaaaaatagaattttaatcACCCAGA contains the following coding sequences:
- the GHSR gene encoding growth hormone secretagogue receptor type 1, producing MREGSAGGRGAENRTGGEPPLHLFPAPVLTGITVACVLLFVIGIIGNLMTMLVVSRFRDMRTTTNLYLSSMAFSDLLIFLCMPLDLFRLWQYRPWNFGDLLCKLFQFVSESCTYSTILNITALSVERYVAICFPLRAKVIITKGKVKLVILFLWAVSFISAGPIFVLVGVEHENGTNPLSTNECRATEYAIRSGLLTIMVWTSSIFFFLPVFCLTVLYSLIGRKLWRRKRKNIGPNAVIRDKNNKQTVKMLVVVVFAFILCWLPFHVGRYLFSKSFEAGSLEIAVISQYCNLVSFVLFYLSAAINPILYNIMSKKYRVAACRLFGLKPLPKKRLSSTKQESLRVWTEPSVTT